The following coding sequences lie in one Bacteroidota bacterium genomic window:
- a CDS encoding aminotransferase class IV family protein: MEQCLHQWFVADGQLRNSCDFHDGLIPAHNAVYEVIRIIHGKPLFLKAHLERLYESLQLTAMNHFPKPESVRLSIKTLIQANGVHTGNLKLLVGKGSTNSSAQIFAWLIPYFYPSEDMYLNGVNVSLFTYQRKQPNAKLVNPELKSAASGLMEQQEAYELLLHHNGLITEGSRSNVFFIIGNTIRTAPDNLVLKGITRDKVLEIIKINKIPLELEAVGLNELERVEAAFLCGTSPRVLPIRSIDHQYYFDVQNQTIKDIRLTYDQMIADDIDSFVWE, encoded by the coding sequence TGCGATTTTCACGATGGTCTGATACCGGCCCATAACGCTGTTTATGAGGTAATTCGGATCATTCATGGCAAGCCATTGTTTCTCAAGGCACACCTCGAAAGGCTGTATGAGAGCCTGCAGCTTACGGCGATGAACCATTTTCCCAAACCTGAATCCGTCCGGCTCAGCATCAAAACCCTGATTCAGGCCAATGGCGTGCATACAGGCAACCTTAAGCTGTTGGTCGGCAAGGGTAGCACAAATTCCTCCGCTCAAATCTTTGCATGGTTGATACCATATTTTTATCCCTCAGAAGACATGTATCTGAACGGGGTAAATGTTTCCTTGTTCACCTACCAAAGGAAACAACCGAATGCAAAATTGGTGAACCCTGAACTGAAAAGCGCTGCATCCGGCCTGATGGAACAACAGGAGGCCTATGAGCTTTTGCTTCATCACAACGGGCTGATTACCGAAGGAAGCAGATCAAATGTGTTTTTTATTATCGGTAATACGATCCGAACGGCTCCGGACAACCTGGTGCTGAAAGGAATTACCAGGGATAAAGTATTGGAGATCATTAAAATAAATAAGATACCACTCGAGTTGGAGGCTGTCGGGCTCAATGAGCTGGAACGGGTAGAAGCGGCTTTTCTTTGCGGCACTTCACCCCGTGTGCTGCCCATCCGAAGCATTGACCATCAATACTATTTTGATGTACAAAATCAAACCATAAAGGACATCCGGTTGACCTATGACCAAATGATCGCGGACGATATTGATTCTTTTGTCTGGGAATGA